CATGTGTTCCCCCTGTGTTGTTGCCttctgtgtctccctctgtgtgacTGTCTATATAGTGATGTGAGTTATTGTGCTTTGCTCCCACTCCTTGTGTTCCGTGTTTTCCTCTTCCCTTCGTGTATTTCTTCAtgttctctccctctctctccagGCTGTTTCTCTGTACTTCCTGTGTTACATTTAAGGTCCACATCTTGGTGTCAGGGTTTCCAGTTTCGTGTCCTCCCCGTCCTGTCAAGTGTAATTGtcctcagctgtgttccctgtgtgcttccacttccctcattaccttctgtgtatttatgtcagagTCTCCCTCTGTTCCGTGTCGCGTCATCCCTCATGGCTTTGTTTCCCTGTGTTTCCTCGCGTTTCAGTTTAtcatttcccagtttagtttagttctcTGTGTTCCCTGTACTCAGGCAATAAAGCAGTGCTTTTGAGTTTATTCCTTGTGTCTCAGtgagttagttttttttttaaatttaattattaaacattttaattttattttagtcaACAGTTACATTTCAAATGGAATTAAATTATTGGAGTTCTCATAAGCTTCAACACTTAAGtttataaacttaaaaaaatgaggCAATCAGTTGCCTTAATTTTTAAGTTCTGCTAACTTCTTTGGGTTTACAGTGTAGAACCACTGAGGACATCATTTTGAACCCAAAGAAATTAATGTAAAACCACTACTGCACCATGTGGGGTTGCTTTGCAACATGAGTGTTTATACACATTTTGACATTTAAGCTGAGATAACATGAGTCTATCCTAGCTATATGTCGttgataaaataatatatagAGTACTGtagttaaataaaatatgaataattaatGATGGGCTGAGGATTGAATTTTGAGCCAGAATGTTTCAGAGCAGCTGGGGAACCTGGCGAGTTGCTGGCTGTTCTGACCAGTTGTGGACCTGTAGCTGAAATGAGCAGAGAGTCCATGATGTGGAAAACAAATCGAGCAAACGGAGTAAAACCCAGTCATGTCTCCATGTCTTAGTGTCAAGTATGTGTCTTTGTGAATGTCTTTTGGTTCCTGTTGTACTTTGTCAGTCTCACATCCCGTGCTCATTGGCTTCAGTTTCACTTCCTCCACATCTCGTTATATGTGATTATTTCCAGCTGTGCACTCCTCCTGTTTCTCATTCCCTTCTCCCtggtgtatttaagccctgtgttttcctctgtccaTTGTTGCATTGTACCATCTCAGtactgtgtgtttcctctgtgcTCCTGGTTCCTATATTTATTTCTCATCAGCTCCAAGTTTCTAGCTTCTTTGTTTCTAGTTTTCTGGTTTCCTGAGTTCCTAGTTTCCTAGCTTCTagttgttatgttttgtttcttgtaaCTAGTATTCAAGTTTTCACAGCACAATAAAAGCTGCCTCTTTTAGTTTATCCCTCTGTTTCTCTagttctgcatttgggtcctacatCCTGCGTACCAGTTTGTTTCACATGAGCACTCTGTTTTTATACCTTTCTTAGCACAACTAATGCCACACattgtgaaaacattttttaaatgaattttggATAATGTCCTTCTTCAGTAATAATTACATTTGGAcatgtttgttattttgtgttatttgtaaTACCTTTTAATTCGTTTATTCTAGTGTGTTTTCTAAGTTTGCTATTTGTAATGATATGATGTAAATCATGTATAAAGCTAAGAACAACTGTACAATTTAACCATGAATACTTGTTTTGtcaaatcttaaaaaaacatttgaaaaattaaaagtggaaaaaaaggaggtgaaaaacattttttctttcattattttgCCCAAATATAGATTCAGTGCTAATATTTCTGATATTGCTGCGGTTCATCACTcactgaaaatatatttttgtgacTTGCGAGAATTACAGAATTAGAAACTGTGAATGTTGTGTGAATTCAGTTGATAGCATTATAATTCAATATTAACACACCTTTTCTATTGCCATACCCCCTAACCAAGCAAATTGGAATGCTGGAATTATGGAGGTtaggtaaatattttttttattctgtttttcaaAACTCTTCTGAACAGTTTTCTGGTGGGATGGTTTCATTGTTCTGCAATGAGAAATCACTGCCGTGTGCTTACCTATGTAAAATTCACGTGTCTGGCACATTTCAGGGTAACATTCAGATCAATGCATGAATCCTAATATCATTTGGAATTTGTACTagacatatgcacacacaggaTATTAAATTTACATTTGGAACTTTTTCATTACCATTGGTGGTATTGAACAACTCAAAAACAGGACTCAGAATAAAATATTGTTATCATGAAAtgtgaattttatttttgtgccttgaaaaaaataaatctcacaCAAATACATTGAAAGATACTAAATCATttgaaaattattattaaaaaagtaCATATTAAGTATTTGATTTAAGTTGAAACTGAAAATCAAGAGCTTGTGTTGAAGAAGTATGTTTTGAAATTCTTATTACCATCTTAAGTATGAAACCTCTAAATCCTAtgatacatttttattcatgacATATTTCTTGGTGTTCTTCTCAGGTTTAAACAATATGATGAAACACTTTGGAGCAAATATACACATTATTAGTCCAAAGCTGGAGGACAGAATGGCAAAAATCTCCACAACTACAGTGAATTTCCCAGGAGAGCTGACATATGCTGGGATAAAGGTGATCCACACTGCACAGAATATCAACATGCTGAAGGTGATAAGCTTGGCTTCATTAAAATTGTCAGGTAATTTGCGGGCTAAGacagctaaaacaaaacaaaaagcagcaagtAGGCCTATGTACCCGAGCACAGCCCAGAAGCCTACAGCAGAGCCTAAATCACATTCTAGTATGATTTTCTCCTTGTATGTGGTTAGATTTTTAATTGGGAATGGAGGGCTAAGTACCAACCAAATAGTACATATTAAAACTTGAATAAAGGTGAAAGACACAACAGTCATTCTTTGTTGTGGAGGACCAAACCATTTCATGACATTGCTTCCTGGAAGTGTTGCTTTAAAAGCCATTAAAACCACTATAGTTTTCCCAAGTACACAGGAAATACAGAGCACAAAGGTGATGCCAAATGCAGTGTGACGCAGCATGCAGGACCACTCTGATGGTGCTCCAATGAACGTTAATGAACATAAGAAACATAgagtcagtgagatgagcagcaggAAGCTCAGCTCAGAGTTGTTGGCCCTGACAATTGGAGATGTCCTGTGATGAAAGAATACAGCCGCAGTCATAATGGCCAGACAAGCACCCAGAACTGAAAATGCAGCCAGGATGATTCCAAGGATGTcttgaaatgaaagaaattctACAGGCTTAGGGATACAAGTGTCTCTCTTTGCATTAGGCCAGAATTCCTTGTGGCAGGGTAAACATTCAGTTGAATCtgaattaaaaaacataaataaataaagagagacGGAAAGATGACTTCTACCAATAATTCCTTCAATGTCTCTCTTATGcacagtaaaataattttaaatatatgttaaattattttattttacctgTTGTATTACTAGTCTCTCCTTCAGGACACAGTATACAGTCATAGCAGCAGATGggttttcctttctgcagcaCTTTACGAGTTCCTGGAGGACAACTGGCACTGCACACTGACACTGGCACCTGTGAGAGATAGAGCCAGAACAAAAGACGGAAATATAAATGCGCAATCCTCCAAAGTGCAGTGTGGTTCTTGTCTTTTGATTCATTACTTGGGTGCCATCCTCCATCCAGGTTATGTTCCGGTTAATCTGAAACTCTTGGCCCACTGGCAGTGATGCATCATAAAGCCCTACTGTTACCAACTCTGTTTTTCCAGTTTCACTCTTCTGCCAGTTAACCAACTCGTAAATAGCCACAGGATCCCCATTAGCATTAAATGACACACCATAACCATTTCGGGAAAAATTTACTTTCTTCAGCTCCACTAAAATCTTTAAGATAGAAAGcaagagaagagaaagaaaaaaaatggaaatattttAGAACTACTAGTATTTGATTTCATAAAGAATACCTTagtggtaaaaaacaaacaaaaagaagctggcattattttttaatttgagcTGACCTGTTTGGACTCTAACTCGGTTAGTTTGTCACACTTAGCTATGCCATTGGTTCTCTGACACACTGTATTATGGATGGCATGTGCTATTGCATACACAGCCTTGTACACCATGTTAGTAATTCTGAGCTGAGATGTGTCAGTATATGGGATTTGAAGATTCTGTATGTCTTCAGTTCCATCACATATCTTCTTGCCTACAACAGGACCTAAACAATAGAGGACACAGGGAATGTTTCATAACTGCaagattttaaatttcattaatacattttcatttgtcATGTATTTACCAAATCATATTAGTATAAAATTCCTTAATAGACAAcaagtcacatttttaaaatgggaCAAAATCACTACATTAACTGAGTGCCTAAACCTCACCCCAGAGATCAGAACATAAAGTTTCAATATTATTTAACCTTATACTTGAGCAAAACAACAGTTGCTAAAGATCAGAAGgattttctcactttttttcattttgcagttgAACGAGTCCTCCCAGAACTCAGTAAGCATTGGGGATGTAGTTACTTGAGAGGGAGATAAATTAAGCAGGAAATCTCTGAAACCAGGGATTACAGACTTCTGAATCCCAAATCCAATGGCCCCAGCACAGAAACTGTACCTCATTAATTCTGTGTTGGTTACCCATGCCTCGCTGCCTATCCACTGGCGAGGTAGAAAAGGCTCATGTGAAAGCTCCTCCAACAGGATCCTCATGTCCCCAGGAGCTGCAAATGCCACAATAACCACTGCTGTAGACCTTAAGAAAGAATGCAATACATTAagaaatttcttcttttttacaaGAATTAATCTAATTGTTTCAGTTTGCTATATGACAGcaggaaaataaatacacaaaacaataagcagaattaatggatggatggatttcttTAAACAAATCTCAATCTAAGCAAAATCTGTCATGTAGAGACCTGCGGATAACACCTGCTACTTCTTGGATCCTGTTATGTGGGTGAGTCCGATAGAAAGATACAGAATATTCCACACAGATCCCCTCTTTTTGTGCTGCTTCTAGAAAAGATGCCATGCCACTATTTCCATAATCTGAATCCGACCGAACAGCACCTATCCAAGTCCAGCCAAAGTGCTTTACCAGCTTGGCTAGCGCTTCAGCTTGGAAACGATCACTGGGGATTGTTCTGAAAAAATTCGGGTACTGCTGCTTGTCAGACAAACATGCGCAAGTGGCATAATGGCTCACCTAAAgtaaaagaggaaacaaaactCTTTTTAGGACAGCACGATCAAAACTTATTTGCATGCTTATTAGAAATACAAAGATTGCCATTTACTTGAGGAATATTAAAAGACCCAAGGATGCGTGACATGCTGATGGATGGTGTAGACCCAGACTCACCAACAATAGTCATCACCATACCAGATTGTGAGCAGTTGCCACCTGTGTAAAACACAGGGTCCAAGCTATTTAACAACTGAAATGCCACATGCACTGCCACGGGCACTGATGAACATGAGTCAAAGATCTGATACCCGAGCCTTATCCCGGGCAGAAGCTCTGTGCTGTTGTTAATCTCTTCAATGGCAAAAACCATTGCTCGTGAGAAGCGCAGCTCACGGGTATCAATGCTGTAAAAAGAACATCAACTCCCTGTTAGAATCCACACCACATAAATTTAGGATATTTTAGCTTCAACATAAAAAAGACAGTAGGGAACTAATAACTGCAATTCATTTTAGGATCAAATATAAGGGTTAAATTCATCACATGAAAGCAGTAACTGAATTCAAAGCAAGGCAACAAGGCATTCATAAAAGAGTTAACACaatataatttttgttttgaagaaaataaagtgtCAGTATCCgtatttttaaaactgtggaTTTAGCATACATtgcaaaatgaataaatacttttttttacctaGCACTACACAAAAGGACCACAACACTATTGAACATCATACAGGTTTGTCACCCAGTTCTTCCACTTACTGACCTCCCACTGCATCTTACTGGCTCAGGCATGGTAGTGTAATCATGGTTTACTGTTTGCATGAAGTAGTGAATAGAGAAAACACCACCAATAACATAGTCACCGTCCACTGAAAATGCAGGGAGACGAGTGCTACCCTGCAGCTTACATTTCACAGAAGAAGCCACAGTACTATCCTGAGCCTCTGTAGGCATTTGATCCAGACCATCTAGATATAGATCTAAGGCAAGAGCTGATTTCAGCTCAGCCAAACACAGATATAATTTCAGACAAATAAATACAGCTGACAGCTCCATCCCGCCTGATGTCAGGCATCTGTTATGGGTGTGTTTTCACTCATTTATATAGTTATTCAAAGGCTGTGCTACGTGTTCATCATGACATGGTGTTATACTGGTCTTTGAGAAAGTCATAATATTCTATGATCTATATTTTACAACATCTAAGGTGTTGAAAATATCATGTATACCTAAGGTATTGTGGaaacaaatataaaattacTATGTAAGAACAAGTAATGTCAATGTAATTaccaaaagtaataataatagacAACCAATCAATTTGATTATTGTGCTTACATTACTAGCTATTACTATTACTGTTAGATTATAATTAtgtgatagtttttttttatattaagtatttagtttttttagtatttttatcTTAAAGTATAACCTTAACTATTTTAAATAAACCTCAAATATATTAAATGAATCTCAAATATAGAGAAGAAACTCTGAATATATTGAATGAAACTTGACTATATAGAATGAAAGTCTGAatacattaataaaaatatgaatttattGAACAACCTTGAATATACCAGTTTCAgctcagtttcagttttattttcaagtCATATGttagttagcacagggtcagcATTGCAATTAAATCTGTTTGACGAGCAGAAGACTCAGATGTCACTCAGCAATAtaatacagtaaaaaatattacatatatatatggcaGTTAGTACACTATTGCACGGAGtaagggtttttatttttatttaaatactaataaaaatgGAGTGACCAGTGCAGAGTGTAGTATGAACTTGTGAAACTGTAGGACAGCTTCTGTGCGCATCCTGTGAagtgtgatgtgtgtgtttaagtgttgtaGTTGAGGTTTCGAATGGCTTGATGGTAAAAGCTGTTGTTGGGTCTTGTAGTCCGAGCAAACAAACTCCTGTAACGTCTGCCAGATGGTAAcaaggagaacagctgatgtgctgggtggctgtggtccttgatgatgctgtgtgctttacTGAGACACTGTTGAAGATAAATGTCCTGAATGGCAGGAAGCCTCATGCCAGTGATGTGCTCTGCCGCTttcaccaccctctgtagtGATTTACGGCTGCTAGCACAGCAGCTTCCATACCAAACTGTAATGCAGCTCGTCAGCAAGCTCTCGATCGCACACCTGTAGAAATTTGAGGTGATGTTGGCATTCAGGCCAAACTTCTTCAGCCTCCTCAGAAAGTTGAATCGCTGGCAAGCTTTCCTGATtgcagtgtctgtgtgaagggTCCAGGAGAAGTCCTCGGTGATGTTGACTCCAAGAAATTTGAAGTTGCTGATCCTTTCGACCTTGACACCGTTGATGTGGATGGACTCGTGTTCCCCGACTGATCGTTTCCGGTAGTCCACTatcatttctcttgttttgctgACTTCGACAGACAGGTCATTGTCTGTGATGAGGCCTATGATGGTTGTGTCATCCGCACACTTAATAATGGTGTTGGACTTATGTTTAGCGACACAGTCATGCGTGAACAAGGAATATAGGAGGGGGCTAAGCACACATCCATATGGCATTCCTGTGTTTAGGATGAGTGATGAGGTGGTGTGCTTTCCAACTCTCACCACCTGGGGCCTGTTTGTGAGGAAGTTCAGAATCCATCTGCAGATAGGTGTTCCCAGCCCAAGGTCGATGAGCTTTGAGGCAAGTTTTGATGGGATGATGGCATTAAATGCTAAGCTGTAGTCGATGAAGAGCATTCATGCATATGTATTCCCTTTTTCCAGGTGAGTGAGGGCAGTGTGCAGGCCTCACTCACCAGGGAGATGGCATCCTCAGTGGCTCTGTTTGTTCGATAGGCAGATCCCTGAAGAGGGTCCAGATGTCAGGGAGGGAGGAGCAGATGTGACCTTTGACTAGTcactcaaggcactttatgATGACGGATGTCAGTGCAATAGGACCGTGGTCATTCAGACAGGAGACCACTGACTGCCtcagggagaggttgaagataTTGGTGAACAGCTTGTTGGCGCACGCTCTGAGAACCCAGTCTAGGATGCCGTCTGCTCCCAGAGCTTTGTGAGGATTGACCTTTTTGAAAGACCATCTCACATCTTCTGTTTTGAGTGTTAGAGTTACAGCCTCACTCTCTTCCTGAGGGTAGAGGATGTGCTCTTTGTTGCCTCATCAGCAAGAGACGGGGTGGGCTGAACACCGCCTGCTTTCCTTCTTGTAgtcacccatatggaaaagatatatataaatcttataaagtttgtatctgtcttgtgtgaaacttgtatgaaaagcatacaagagtgaaaacagatataagatcccttgaaaaattatataaatgaaacttgtatgttttggatacttactaaaacaatatatgaaagtaatgagaaagtggccactttcatgagtaaatcatgtaagccttatatgatttactcatgaaagtggccactttcatgagtaaatcatataagtttttactatttcttttccatatgggcagtGATGCAGCGCAGTCCATTCCACAGTCACCTGGGGTCAAAGCTGTGGTAACTGGACTCCACTTTGTCCCTGTAGTCCTttctggccttttttatggactTTTGAAGGTCATACCTGGCTGCTTTATATGCATCAGCATCCCCTGGGTTAAAGGCAGAGGTTCGCACCTTGAGCTTAACACGAATGTCTTTATTTACCCAGGGTTTCTAATTTGGATATTTGCAGACGGTGGTTTTGGTGATGATATTGTCCATGCATTTTTCAGTATATCCAGTGACAGAGTTTGTGAGTTCACTGATGTTGCCATCAGCTGCCATCAGCTTTCTTTATGTTGGCTCtgttgaagtctcccagcacAATAAAGACAGCTTCAGGATTTTTGTTCTCAAGTCCAATAATGACGTCATACAGTTCATCCATAGCTGTAGCTTTATCAGCATTTGGAGGGATGTAAACAACTGAAAggagaactgaactgaactcccTTGGAAGGTAAAAAGCTCTAACTTTGATGGTCAGCAGCTTGAGGGTCTGGTTTGGCTTCTCTGTCTGGTTCGGCTCAAAACTCTGGTGCGTTtcccccccctttgttttatagAATGTACCTTGAATATATTGAATGAAACtgaaatatatgaaataaatCACAAATATACCGAATGAAAGTAttaatatatagaatgaaaatGTTACAAGCTGGTGCAAGAGCCTCTGTGTTTCAGATGTGTAATATTATAGAATGTGACGTTGCTATAAGAAGTAGCACTATGAATAAATGAGCAGGGGTGCAGCATTCCTAAGTAATGAAGTCATAGTTGTAGGCTTGTACTGTATAAACTAATACTTGTAACCAGGTTCAGTA
The window above is part of the Pelmatolapia mariae isolate MD_Pm_ZW linkage group LG14, Pm_UMD_F_2, whole genome shotgun sequence genome. Proteins encoded here:
- the LOC134641133 gene encoding extracellular calcium-sensing receptor-like encodes the protein MPEPVRCSGSIDTRELRFSRAMVFAIEEINNSTELLPGIRLGYQIFDSCSSVPVAVHVAFQLLNSLDPVFYTGGNCSQSGMVMTIVGESGSTPSISMSRILGSFNIPQVSHYATCACLSDKQQYPNFFRTIPSDRFQAEALAKLVKHFGWTWIGAVRSDSDYGNSGMASFLEAAQKEGICVEYSVSFYRTHPHNRIQEVAGVIRRSTAVVIVAFAAPGDMRILLEELSHEPFLPRQWIGSEAWVTNTELMRYSFCAGAIGFGIQKSVIPGFRDFLLNLSPSQVTTSPMLTEFWEDSFNCKMKKSPVVGKKICDGTEDIQNLQIPYTDTSQLRITNMVYKAVYAIAHAIHNTVCQRTNGIAKCDKLTELESKQILVELKKVNFSRNGYGVSFNANGDPVAIYELVNWQKSETGKTELVTVGLYDASLPVGQEFQINRNITWMEDGTQVPVSVCSASCPPGTRKVLQKGKPICCYDCILCPEGETSNTTDSTECLPCHKEFWPNAKRDTCIPKPVEFLSFQDILGIILAAFSVLGACLAIMTAAVFFHHRTSPIVRANNSELSFLLLISLTLCFLCSLTFIGAPSEWSCMLRHTAFGITFVLCISCVLGKTIVVLMAFKATLPGSNVMKWFGPPQQRMTVVSFTFIQVLICTIWLVLSPPFPIKNLTTYKEKIILECDLGSAVGFWAVLGYIGLLAAFCFVLAVLARKLPDNFNEAKLITFSMLIFCAVWITFIPAYVSSPGKFTVVVEIFAILSSSFGLIMCIFAPKCFIILFKPEKNTKKYVMNKNVS